In Polyangiaceae bacterium, the genomic window TCTGCTCGGGAGCGCTCGGTTCGGGCTGCGCCGGCTCGGCCACGTCGCTGCCGATCACCGGCTCGGGCTCGAGCACCAGCGGCGTCAGCTCGGCAGCGGGCGGGCGGCGGGAGCGGCGCTCTTTTCGGCGTTCACTCATGACCCGATCGATGAAGCGCTTGGTGCCCGCATCGAAACGACGGAAACGCACGCGGAGGCCGCCGGGACGGTCGCCCTCCGCGGCCACGGCCTTGTGAACCTTGCCCTCGGCCCGCACGGGCTTGCTGCCATCCTCCAGCACGATCTCGAAGCGCACCACCGTGTCCTTGGGCAGCGCGGGCTGATCGATGAGCAAGACGGCCTTGTCGTCGATGCTCCACGCCTCGGCCACGAGATATGCGTCTTCGTCCGCGAACGGACGGTGCACACGCAGAACGACGGGATCCGCCACGGAGAGGTTCGACATTTCTACCGGTACCAGCGCCGCGAGGCAAATCGGCGTCGCGTATCCCGGGCGCTGGGGTAGGCTTCGGCGCGGTCCATGACGGGTCGGAAGGTTCTGATACTGGGGTCCGGTGGGCGCGAGCACGCCCTGGCCGACGCGTTGCTCGCGTCGCCATCGGTGGGCGAGGTCGTCGTTTCACCCGGCAACGCCGGCACGGCTTCCGTGCCCGCTTGGCTCTCGGCGCCGAAGCGCCTGCGCAACGCCAGCGGAGCACCCCTCGACCTGGCCCGAGCCGAGCGCCCCGACTTGATCGTCGTCGGCCCCGAGGCGCCGCTGACGGAGGGGCTGATCGACGAGCTCGGGCAGGCGGGCTTCCTCGCCTACGGTCCGAGCCGGCGCGCCGCGGCGCTGGAGGGCTCGAAGGCCTTCATGAAAGACTTCGCGCGGCGCCACGGCCTGCGCACCGCGCGGCACGAGAGCGTCACCGACTCGGCCGCCGTGGAGCGCGTGGTGCGGAGCTTCGACGAGCCTCCGGTGGTGAAGGCCGACGGCTTGTGCGCGGGCAAGGGCGTCGTGGTCGCCGAGTCCCACGCCGAAGCGATCGGCGCCGCCCGCGAGATGCTCGGCGGTCGCTTCGGCCAAGCCGGCGCCAGGGTCGTGATCGAGGAGCGCCTGCTGGGGCACGAGGCGAGCGTACACGCGGTGTGCGATGGCGAGCGCGCCTTCCTGCTGCCAGCTGCTCAGGACCACAAGCGCATCGGTGACGGTGACACCGGCCCCAACACCGGGGGCATGGGCACCTACGCTCCGGCCCCGCTCGTCACCCCGGAGCTCGGCGAGCGCATCCGCCGCGAGATCATCGAGCGCGCCGTGGCCGGCATGGCAGCCGACGGTAACCCGTTCCGCGGCACCCTGTTCGCCGGGCTGATGATCACGCCGGCGGGAGAGCCTTGCCTGCTCGAGTTCAACGTGCGCTTCGGAGACCCGGAGACGCAGGTGCTGATGAACGTGATCGACGGGGACTTGGCCGAGCTGCTCGCGGGGGCCGCGGCGGGACGCATGTCCCCGGGCTCTCTTCGGGTCTCCCCGCGGCACGCCGTGTGCGTCGTGCTCGCGGCGCCTGGTTATCCGGGTACGCCCCGGACGGGTACGCCGATCCTCGGGCTCGACGCTGCGGCTGCTCTGGAGGGCGTGCGCGTCTACCACGCTGGCACGCGCCTCGACGCCGCGGGCTGCGTGACCAGCGGCGGTCGCGTGCTCGGAGTGACCGCGCGCGGCGAGACGCTGGTCGAGGCGCATGCGCGCGCCTACCGTGCCGCAGAGTTGATCGAGTTCGAGGGCAAGCAGATGCGCCACGACATCGCAGCGCAGGCGCTGCCCGTACGATGACCACGAGCTTGGACGCGGCGCTCGGCGTGCTCCGTCGCGACGGCGTCGTCGCGGCGGCGACCGAGTCCCTGTTTGGCCTCTTGGCAGACGCGACCTCGCCGACGGCGGTCGACAGGGTCGCGGCGCTGAAGCCGCGCTCGGACAAGGCCTTGCCGCTGATCCTGCCGAACCGTGAGAGCTGGACGCTGGTCGCCGCGGAGATCCCCGAGCTGGCCCGAGCGCTGGCGGAAGCGTTCTGGCCCGGGCCGCTCACGCTCGCGGTGCCCGCCCGGGCCTCTCTCGATGCTCACCTGGTCGAGGGGGGAACGGTCGCGGTCCGCCTGCCCGCGGCGTCGCCGGCGGCGCGCCTCTGCTCGGCCTTCGGCCGCCCGTTGACGGCGACCAGCGCGAACCCGAGCGGCTCGCCGCCCACGGCCGACGCGCGGGTCGTGCGTCGGAGCTTCGCGACCGAAATTGCTGCCGGCAACCTGTTCGTGGTCGACGAGCCCGCGCCCGGTGGCCCGCCTTCCACCGTGATCGTCGTGCGCGGTGACGCACTGGAGATCGTGCGCGAGGGCGCCATCGACGCCGGGCGGATCGCGAGGGTCGTAGAGTCCGCCCGCTCCGGCGGGCAAATGCGATAGCATTCGCCCGCATGGCAGACGTAGCTCCGCTCGCGCCGCTCTCTTACGCTCCCGACCTGTTGCCACAGGTCGTGGCGCCTCCCTACGACGTGATCGACGCCGAGCTCCGCCGAACGCTCTCGGCGCGCCATCCGGAGAACGTCGTTCACGTGGACCTGCCCAGCGGCGAAGGTGCCGCGAAGTACGCGGAGGCGCGCCGGCTCCTGACCGACTGGCAAGCGCGCCGGGTCCTGGTCCGCGACGCGCAGCCCGGGTTCTGGCGCTACGCCCAGACCTTCGACCCGCCCGGCGGCGGCGAGCGGCGCACGCGCCGTGGCTTCTTCGCGCTGGTCAAGGTGGAGCCGTACTCGGCTCGCGTGGTCCTGCCACACGAGCGCACCCTGACCGGGCCCAAGCTCGATCGCCTGGAGCTCGGCCGTGCGACGCGCACCGCGATCTCGCCGGGTTTCATGCTGTACTCGGATCCGGAGCGTGCGCTCGACGCTCACCTCGAAGACGGCACGCCCATCGCCGACTTTTCCACGGACGACGGCGTGCGGCACCAGCTCTGGCGCGTGAGCCGCGCCACATCGGTGGTGCGTATCGCCAGCGCCCTCTCCGACGCGCGCCTGCTGATCGCCGACGGGCACCATCGCTACGAAACGGCGCTGGCGCTCTCCGGCGAGATCGACGCCGAGGCGCGCGCAGCAGGACACCGCGTGCCGGAGCGTGCGGAGCACCACTACTTCCCGGTGCTGCTCGCCAACGGCGACGATCCGGGTTTGGTGGTGTTTCCGACGCATCGCCTGGTGCACTCCCTCGCCCAGGCCGACCTCGCCACGCTGCTGGTCCGGGCGGAGGAGCTGTTCGCCGTCACGCCCGCCAGCGGCGCCGTGGAGGATCTCGCGAGCGCGCTCGCCAGGGCGCCCGAGGCCAGCTTGTGCGTGGTGGGCCCCGACGGCCGCGCCGCGCTCCTGGTCGCGCGGAGCGACGTCGATCTCGAGTCACACCCCGTGCTCGGCAAGCGCCCGGCGGTGTTGCGTCAGACCGCGGTCACTCTGCTCCACGACGGGCTGCTCGAGCACGTGCTCGGCATCTCCCCCGAGGCGCAAGCGGCGAAGACCAACATCCGCTACCTGCAAGACGCTCGCGCAGGGGTCGCCGCCCTGGGCAGCGGCGCTGGGCAGCTCTTGTTCCTGATGAAACCGACGCCGGTCTCCGTCGTGCGCAAGGTCGCGGAGGCTGGCGAGGTGATGCCGCAGAAGTCGACCTTCTTCTATCCGAAGGTGCCGACGGGGCTGTTCTTCCACACCCTGGATCCCACCCGCAGCGTGAGCTGACCGCGCGCAGGCGCGCGCCTTGACGCGACGCGGCACAGGCGCTACTCGACAGCTCGCGCGAGCGTCGCGCTCCCGAGTCGTTGGGACCCGAACGCCCGCGAGTGGAGCTGTCCCATGCGAGCCATGAACTTCAACGCCGGCCCGGCGGCGCTTCCCCTTTCCGCTCTCGAACGCGCAGCGCGCGAGCTCCTGGATGTCGAGGGGAGCGGCATGAGCATCATGGAGCACAGCCATCGCGGCAAGACCTACGAGGCGATCCACAACCAGGCCATCGCGCTCACGCGAGAGCTGCTCGGCGTTCCGGACAGCTACGACGTGCTCCTGCTCCAGGGTGGCGCGAGCCAGCAGTTCGCGGTGGTCCCCATGAACCTGCTCACGCCCGACAAGAGCGCCGATTACGTCCTCACCGGCTCCTGGTCGCAGAAGGCCTACAAGGAGGCGAAGACCGTGGGCAAGGCGCGAGTGGCGTGCAGCACCGAGGTCGACAAGAAGTTCACTCGCATCCCCAAGCAGAGCGAGCTCGAGCTCGATCCTGCGGCAGCGTACGTCCACATCACCAGCAACAACACCATCTTCGGCACCCAGTGGCAGGCGTTCCCGGACACCGGCAGCGTGCCGCTGGTGGCGGACATGTCGAGCGACATCATGTGGAGGCCCTTCGACGTGTCGAAGTTCGGGCTGATCTACGCCGGCGCGCAGAAGAACCTGGGACCTTCGGGCGTGACGCTCGTGATCGCGAAGAAGGAGCTGGTCGCCGCGGGGCGCAAGGACATCCCCGCCATCTTCCAGTACCGCACCCACGCCGAGAACAACTCGCTCTACAACACGCCTCCGACGTTCGGCGTGTACATCCTGCGCAACGTGCTCGAAGCCGTGAAGCAGGCCGGCGGCCTTGGCGCGATGGAGAAGCACAACCAGGACAAGGCAGCGCTCTTGTACGCGGCCATCGACGCGCGCCCGGATTTCTTCCGCTGCCCCGTCGACAAGGACAGCCGCTCCAGCATGAACGTGGTGTTCACGCTGCCGACCGAGGCCCTGGAGGCAGAGTTCCTGGCCGAGGCCAGCCGTCGCAAGATGGTCGGACTGAAGGGGCATCGCTCGGTGGGCGGCATCCGCGCCAGCATCTACAACGCTTGCAGCCGGGAGTGGGTGCAGGCGCTGGTGGACCTGATGACCGAGTTCCAGAAGGGCCGCTGAGCCCGCGTTCTCGAGACTCGCTGTCTTGGCAAGAGCAGATCGCGAGTCGCCACTGAAGTCGACACCCAACGCGAATTCCGGCGAACGCGCTTCGCGATACCCGGAGGGCTCATGATTGATCGGATCTCGCGCAGGCGAGCGCGGCGAGGAAGCCAACCTCGTAGTCGAGGACCTTTTGGTAGCCCTTCCCCAGGGTCTGCCAGCCCGGCATGCCGTTGTTTCGCAAATGGCCGCCGAGTCGGGCAACGGCGAGCAGTGCATCCCCGATTGTTCTTGGGACCGCCGGGAGTCGGAGCTTGAACTTGACGACCAGCAACTGCGGCTCGGTCAGGATGGTTGTGGCTGGTTGCTCGGGCGCGACGCGGGCCAGCGAGCGCATGAGCAGGAGGCGCCAGGCGATGGGCAGAAACACTGCCAGGGCATTGCTCAATGCCTGATACGACTCGAGTTGTCGCTTCTCGAGCGAACACCCTTGCTTGAGTGCCTTGAAGAACTCCTCGATCACCCAGCGGCTGCGATAGTAGTCGACAACGGTGGCGAGCTCGGCGGTGGTGTCGATTGGCTCGGTGGTGAGCAAGACCCATTCGATCGGCGGCTCGCCTTCGATCGGTGCCAGCTCCCAGACTCGCACAACGTTCAGCTCGATGGCTGCCGTCGAGTGCTTGCAGTTGCGCGGACGCACCACCGTCAAGCGCCGACCAGCCACGCCGACCTCCGCGCTTCGCGCGTTTCGCGGCGGATGCTCTTTCGCGGCGTGCGCGCGACTGCTCCGCGGCCTTGACGACACCGAAATCGTGCGGGATAGCTGCGGTTCGAGCTCCGACAGGGCCGCGCGCAAACAGACTCCGACTTCTTCGGTTCCTCGGTCGCGAGCCGAGCGGATGACGTAACGAGAGCCGAGTTCCTGGGCCTTCGCCAGCACCTCGA contains:
- the purD gene encoding phosphoribosylamine--glycine ligase; the encoded protein is MTGRKVLILGSGGREHALADALLASPSVGEVVVSPGNAGTASVPAWLSAPKRLRNASGAPLDLARAERPDLIVVGPEAPLTEGLIDELGQAGFLAYGPSRRAAALEGSKAFMKDFARRHGLRTARHESVTDSAAVERVVRSFDEPPVVKADGLCAGKGVVVAESHAEAIGAAREMLGGRFGQAGARVVIEERLLGHEASVHAVCDGERAFLLPAAQDHKRIGDGDTGPNTGGMGTYAPAPLVTPELGERIRREIIERAVAGMAADGNPFRGTLFAGLMITPAGEPCLLEFNVRFGDPETQVLMNVIDGDLAELLAGAAAGRMSPGSLRVSPRHAVCVVLAAPGYPGTPRTGTPILGLDAAAALEGVRVYHAGTRLDAAGCVTSGGRVLGVTARGETLVEAHARAYRAAELIEFEGKQMRHDIAAQALPVR
- a CDS encoding L-threonylcarbamoyladenylate synthase, coding for MTTSLDAALGVLRRDGVVAAATESLFGLLADATSPTAVDRVAALKPRSDKALPLILPNRESWTLVAAEIPELARALAEAFWPGPLTLAVPARASLDAHLVEGGTVAVRLPAASPAARLCSAFGRPLTATSANPSGSPPTADARVVRRSFATEIAAGNLFVVDEPAPGGPPSTVIVVRGDALEIVREGAIDAGRIARVVESARSGGQMR
- a CDS encoding DUF1015 domain-containing protein, giving the protein MADVAPLAPLSYAPDLLPQVVAPPYDVIDAELRRTLSARHPENVVHVDLPSGEGAAKYAEARRLLTDWQARRVLVRDAQPGFWRYAQTFDPPGGGERRTRRGFFALVKVEPYSARVVLPHERTLTGPKLDRLELGRATRTAISPGFMLYSDPERALDAHLEDGTPIADFSTDDGVRHQLWRVSRATSVVRIASALSDARLLIADGHHRYETALALSGEIDAEARAAGHRVPERAEHHYFPVLLANGDDPGLVVFPTHRLVHSLAQADLATLLVRAEELFAVTPASGAVEDLASALARAPEASLCVVGPDGRAALLVARSDVDLESHPVLGKRPAVLRQTAVTLLHDGLLEHVLGISPEAQAAKTNIRYLQDARAGVAALGSGAGQLLFLMKPTPVSVVRKVAEAGEVMPQKSTFFYPKVPTGLFFHTLDPTRSVS
- the serC gene encoding 3-phosphoserine/phosphohydroxythreonine transaminase, which encodes MRAMNFNAGPAALPLSALERAARELLDVEGSGMSIMEHSHRGKTYEAIHNQAIALTRELLGVPDSYDVLLLQGGASQQFAVVPMNLLTPDKSADYVLTGSWSQKAYKEAKTVGKARVACSTEVDKKFTRIPKQSELELDPAAAYVHITSNNTIFGTQWQAFPDTGSVPLVADMSSDIMWRPFDVSKFGLIYAGAQKNLGPSGVTLVIAKKELVAAGRKDIPAIFQYRTHAENNSLYNTPPTFGVYILRNVLEAVKQAGGLGAMEKHNQDKAALLYAAIDARPDFFRCPVDKDSRSSMNVVFTLPTEALEAEFLAEASRRKMVGLKGHRSVGGIRASIYNACSREWVQALVDLMTEFQKGR
- a CDS encoding IS4 family transposase, which translates into the protein MRATEWLNQPISVEFEGAILGDRRRSDRLKWLAEKVMTSPGVGFPQAVDTPSELEGVYRFLRNEQVAAAEVLEPHLLATAERVRSEGVCIVAHDTTEVTLGGSSRREGLGATSGGGQGFLAHVALAVLPGEDRLPLGVLGLHQHVRTKYKGGRRGRAADRRKDPERESLRWPAMLDAVHSRCPDSQLVHVMDREADIFEVLAKAQELGSRYVIRSARDRGTEEVGVCLRAALSELEPQLSRTISVSSRPRSSRAHAAKEHPPRNARSAEVGVAGRRLTVVRPRNCKHSTAAIELNVVRVWELAPIEGEPPIEWVLLTTEPIDTTAELATVVDYYRSRWVIEEFFKALKQGCSLEKRQLESYQALSNALAVFLPIAWRLLLMRSLARVAPEQPATTILTEPQLLVVKFKLRLPAVPRTIGDALLAVARLGGHLRNNGMPGWQTLGKGYQKVLDYEVGFLAALACARSDQS